The following are encoded in a window of Oncorhynchus mykiss isolate Arlee chromosome 31, USDA_OmykA_1.1, whole genome shotgun sequence genomic DNA:
- the LOC110504425 gene encoding protocadherin gamma-A11-like, translated as MSALVFCFSFFLLPLHSAYGDVSYSFPEEMKRGSVIGNIANDLGLEASRLSARRARVDTEGNRKRYCDINLSTGELIVAERVDREGLCGEKVLCILTFELVLESPLELHHISLQIQDINDNSPIFPKDLIRVEIRESAVKGARYRVNAAHDADTRQNAVQSYVLQRNNHFVLGLQTNNAGIKYGELVLDKVLDREEQQELKLLMTAVDGGSPQRSGTVVIHVTVLDANDNAPVFRQAVYKASLPENSPLDTVVVTVSATDADEGLNGEVTYEFSRVSETARNVFTMDQNTGEIRVTGEIDYEEETQFELFSEGKDGFGLSSDSKVIIDITDINDNAPELYLKSLIHSIPENVSPGTEVGIINVQDRDSENNRQVRCSIQQNVPFKLVPSIKNYYSLVTTGELDRELVSDYNITITATDEGSPPLSSSKSVQLSVADVNDNPPVFEEQSYKAHVTENNKPGNSVCSVTARDPDWRQNGTVIYSLLPDEVNGVPVSSLLSVNGDTGVIHAVRSFDYEQFRSFKVHVMARDNGSPPLSSNVTVSVFMMDVNDNSPQILYPAPEGNSFMTELVPKAAHRGSLVSKVIAVDADSGQNAWLSYHIVKSTDLGLFTIGLHSGEIKTKRDISESDSMKQNLIVSVKDNGQPSLSATCSMYLVISDNLAEVPELKHISYDENNSKLTSYLIIALVSVSTFFLTFIIVILAVRFCRRRKPRLLFDGAVAIPSAYLPPNYTEGGGVGTLHSTYNYDAYLTTGSRTSDFKFVRSYNDNTLSLDQTLRKTTTEFAEDFRDSEGSPEVGLYFNRRAL; from the coding sequence ATGTCAGCCCTGGTCTtctgcttttctttctttcttctaccGCTGCACTCCGCCTATGGAGACGTGAGCTATTCTTTTCCGGAGGAGATGAAACGAGGATCTGTTATTGGAAATATAGCCAATGATCTCGGGCTGGAGGCGAGCAGGCTGTCCGCTCGTAGGGCCCGTGTTGATACTGAAGGAAACCGAAAACGTTATTGTGACATTAATCTGAGTACCGGGGAGTTGATTGTTGCGGAGAGGGTTGACAGAGAGGGGCTTTGTGGAGAAAAGGTTTTATGCATACTAACATTCGAGTTGGTCCTAGAGAGTCCACTTGAGTTGCATCATATATCACTTCAAATCCAAGATATCAACGATAATTCACCCATATTTCCCAAGGATTTAATTAGGGTGGAAATCAGAGAATCCGCTGTGAAAGGAGCTCGCTATCGTGTAAACGCAGCTCACGACGCAGATACTAGACAAAACGCAGTGCAAAGCTACGTACTACAAAGGAATAATCATTTTGTTTTGGGTTTGCAAACGAATAATGCTGGTATTAAATACGGTGAGTTAGTTCTGGACAAAGTATTAGACCGCGAGGAGCAGCAGGAGTTGAAGCTGTTGATGACAGCTGTAGATGGGGGCTCTCCGCAGAGATCAGGTACTGTAGTCATACACGTCACTGTACTGGATGCTAACGATAACGCCCCAGTGTTTAGACAGGCCGTCTATAAAGCCAGTCTGCCTGAAAACTCTCCTTTAGATACTGTAGTGGTTACAGTGAGTGCTACAGATGCAGATGAGGGATTGAATGGAGAAGTGACGTATGAATTTAGTCGAGTATCTGAAACAGCAAGGAATGTATTTACTATGGACCAGAACACAGGAGAAATTAGAGTGACAGGAGAAATAGATTATGAAGAAGAGACACAATTTGAACTTTTTAGTGAAGGGAAAGATGGCTTTGGTCTTTCTTCGGACAGTAAAGTTATTATAGACATTACAGACATAAATGACAATGCCCCTGAGCTATATCTAAAATCTCTGATTCACTCCATACCTGAGAACGTGTCACCTGGTACAGAGGTGGGCATCATTAACGTGCAGGATAGAGACTCTGAGAATAACCGACAGGTCCGCTGCTCCATTCAGCAAAACGTTCCCTTTAAGCTGGTGCCATCCATCAAAAACTACTATTCTCTGGTGACCACGGGCGAACTGGACCGTGAACTAGTGTCTGATTACAACATTACAATCACTGCCACCGACGAGGGctctccacctctatcctcctctAAAAGTGTTCAGTTATCTGTAGCTGACGTCAACGACAACCCACCTGTGTTTGAGGAACAGTCCTATAAAGCCCACGTGACTGAAAATAACAAACCCGGTaactctgtgtgttctgttactgCACGGGACCCAGACTGGAGACAGAACGGAACAGTGATTTATTCTCTCTTACCTGATGAAGTGAACGGTGTCCCAGTGTCCTCGCTTTTATCCGTTAACGGAGACACGGGGGTGATCCACGCTGTGAGGTCGTTTGATTATGAGCAGTTCAGGAGTTTTAAAGTCCACGTGATGGCCAGAGACAACGGTTCTCCTCCGCTCAGCAGCAACGTCACGGTCAGTGTGTTCATGATGGATGTGAATGACAACTCTCCTCAGATACTATACCCCGCCCCAGAGGGGAACTCCTTCATGACCGAGCTGGTCCCCAAAGCTGCACACCGGGGCTCTCTGGTTTCAAAGGTGATAGCGGTGGACGCGGACTCCGGGCAGAACGCCTGGCTGTCCTATCATATAGTAAAATCCACTGATTTGGGACTTTTCACTATTGGTCTCCACAGCGGAGAGATCAAGACAAAGCGGGACATTTCTGAATCTGACAGCATGAAACAGAACCTCATTGTGTCAGTGAAAGATAACggacagccctctctctctgccacctgtAGTATGTATTTAGTGATTTCTGATAACTTGGCTGAGGTGCCAGAACTGAAACATATCTCGTATGATGAGAACAATTCCAAACTCACCTCTTATCTGATTATCGCGCTGGTGTCCGTGTCCACATTTTTCCTCACCTTCATTATTGTCATCCTGGCCGTGAGGTTTTGCCGCAGGAGAAAGCCAAGACTGTTGTTTGACGGAGCGGTCGCCATTCCCAGCGCGTATCTCCCTCCCAACTACACAGAGGGGGGTGGAGTGGGAACTCTCCACAGCACCTACAATTATGACGCATACCTGACGACAGGTTCGCGCACAAGTGACTTCAAGTTCGTCAGATCTTACAATGACAACACGCTGTCTTTGGACCAGACACTGAGAAAAACTACAACTGAATTTGCTGAAGACTTTCGCGATTCGGAGGGATCCCCAGAGGTAGGCCTTTATTTTAACAGACGTGCGTTATAA
- the LOC110504424 gene encoding protocadherin beta-16-like, producing MEHKIFTVTGLVCGFVFFLRPLHSAYGDVSYSFPEEMKRGSVIGNIAKDLGLKASGLSARKARIDTEGNQKRYCDINLSTGDLIVAERIDREGLCGNKALCVLKQELVLENPLELQRISLHVQDINDNYPQFNEEMIDMEIWESAAKGTRFSLEEAHDTDIGQNSVQRYTLERNDNFVLIVDSHTVDLVLEKELDREQKQDVKLLLTAVDGGSPQKSGTVLIHVTVLDANDNAPVFSKAVYKASLPENSPLDTVVVTVSAADADDGANGEITYDFGHVSEDVKKIFSIDRKTGDIRVIGTIDFEEFSSFELRIKAKDGLGLASYSKVIIDITDVNDNAPVIYLQSLTNPIPENASPGTEVGIINVQDRDSENNRQVRCSIQQNLPFKLVPSIKNYYSLVTTGELDRELVSDYNITITATDEGSPPLSSSKTVPLSVADVNDNPPVFEEQSYKAHVTENNKPGSSVCSVTARDPDWRQNGTVIYSLFPAEVNGVQVSSFLSVKGDTGVFHAVRSFDYEQFRSFKFQVVARDNGSPPLSSNVTVSVFITDVNDNSPQILYPALEGKSFMTELVPKAAHGGSLVSKVIAVDADSGQNAWLSYHIVKSTDPGLFTIGLHSGEIRTQRDISESDSMKQNLIVSVKDNGQPSLSATCTMYLVISDNLAEVPELKDVSYDENNSKLTSYLIITLVSVSTFFFTFIIVILTVKFCRRRKPRLLFDGAVAIPSAYLPPNYAEVDGAGTLRSTYNYDAYLTTGSRTSDFKFVRSYNDNTMLVDQTLRTTPTIFAEAFDDSKGSPETGELFTSLPFDYQQASHYKVGVTAQDDEDLLLLEAPKSYLVTKVVAVDADSGYNVWLS from the exons ATGGAGCACAAAATATTCACAGTGACAGGCCTGGTCTGTGGCTTTGTTTTCTTTCTTCGACCGCTGCACTCCGCCTATGGAGACGTGAGCTATTCTTTTCCGGAGGAGATGAAACGAGGATCTGTTATTGGAAATATAGCCAAAGATCTCGGGCTAAAGGCGAGCGGACTGTCCGCTCGTAAGGCCCGTATTGATACCGAAGGAAACCAAAAACGGTATTGTGACATTAATCTGAGTACCGGAGATTTGATTGTTGCTGAAAGGATTGACAGAGAGGGGCTTTGTGGCAATAAGGCTTTGTGCGTTTTAAAACAGGAACTTGTGTTGGAAAATCCTTTGGAGCTGCAACGTATTAGTCTTCATGTTCAAGATATTAATGACAACTATCCACAATTTAACGAGGAGATGATAGATATGGAAATATGGGAATCTGCAGCTAAAGGCACTCGATTCTCATTGGAGGAGGCTCATGACACGGATATAGGACAGAACTCAGTTCAAAGATACACACTTGAAAGGAATGACAATTTCGTTTTGATTGTAGATAGTCATACTGTGGATCTTGTTCTAGAGAAGGAGCTTGATCGAGAACAAAAGCAGGATGTTAAATTATTGCTTACAGCTGTAGACGGAGGCTCTCCGCAGAAATCAGGTACTGTACTCATACACGTCACTGTACTGGATGCTAACGATAACGCCCCAGTGTTTAGCAAGGCCGTCTATAAAGCCAGTCTGCCTGAAAACTCCCCTTTAGATACTGTAGTGGTTACAGTGAGTGCTGCGGATGCAGATGACGGAGCAAATGGGGAGATCACGTATGACTTCGGTCATGTATCAGAAGACGTAAAGAAAATATTTTCTATCGACCGTAAAACAGGAGACATACGAGTTATTGGCACTATAGATTTTGAAGAATTTTCATCATTTGAATTGCGAATCAAAGCTAAGGATGGTTTAGGGTTAGCATCATATTCTAAAGTCATAATAGACATCACAGATGTTAATGACAACGCTCCTGTGATTTATCTACAATCTCTAACTAACCCCATACCCGAGAACGCGTCACCTGGTACAGAGGTGGGCATCATTAACGTGCAGGATAGAGACTCTGAGAATAACCGACAGGTCCGCTGCTCCATTCAGCAAAACCTTCCCTTTAAGCTGGTGCCATCCATCAAAAACTACTATTCTTTGGTGACCACGGGCGAACTGGACCGTGAACTAGTGTCTGATTACAACATTACAATCACTGCCACCGACGAGGGctctccacctctatcctcctctAAAACTGTTCCGTTATCTGTAGCTGACGTCAACGACAACCCACCTGTGTTTGAGGAACAGTCCTATAAAGCCCACGTGACTGAAAATAACAAACCCGGTTCCTCCGTGTGTTCTGTTACTGCACGGGACCCAGACTGGAGACAGAATGGGACAGTGATTTATTCTCTCTTTCCCGCTGAGGTGAACGGTGTCCAAGTGTCCTCGTTTTTATCCGTTAAAGGAGACACGGGGGTGTTCCACGCTGTGAGGTCGTTTGATTACGAGCAATTCAGGAGTTTTAAATTCCAGGTGGTGGCCAGGGACAACGGTTCTCCTCCGCTCAGCAGCAACGTCACGGTCAGTGTGTTCATAACAGATGTGAATGACAACTCTCCTCAGATACTATACCCCGCTCTGGAGGGGAAATCCTTCATGACCGAACTGGTCCCCAAAGCTGCGCACGGGGGCTCTCTGGTTTCCAAGGTGATTGCGGTGGACGCGGACTCCGGCCAGAACGCCTGGCTTTCTTATCATATAGTCAAATCCACTGATCCGGGACTTTTCACTATTGGTCTCCACAGCGGAGAGATCAGGACACAGCGGGACATTTCTGAATCTGACAGCATGAAACAGAACCTCATTGTGTCAGTGAAAGATAACGgacaaccctctctctctgccacctgtACAATGTATTTGGTGATTTCTGATAACTTGGCTGAAGTACCAGAACTGAAAGATGTATCTTATGATGAAAACAATTCCAAACTCACCTCTTATCTGATCATCACGCTGGTGTCCGTCTCCACCTTTTTCTTCACCTTCATTATTGTCATCCTGACCGTGAAGTTTTGCCGCAGGAGAAAGCCCAGACTGTTGTTTGACGGAGCGGTCGCCATCCCCAGCGCGTATCTCCCTCCCAACTATGCAGAGGTGGATGGCGCCGGAACTCTCCGCAGCACATACAATTATGACGCATACCTGACGACGGGATCGCGCACAAGTGACTTCAAGTTCGTCAGATCTTACAATGACAACACGATGCTTGTGGACCAGACTCTGAGAACAACTCCAACAATCTTTGCTGAAGCATTTGATGACTCCAAAGGGTCCCCAGAG ACCGGAGAGCTCTTCACTTCGCTCCCCTTTGATTACCAGCAGGCCAGTCACTATAAGGTGGGAGTCACAGCTCAAGACGAtg AGGACCTGCTGCTGCTGGAGGCACCTAAAAGTTACCTGGTTACCAAAGTGGTTGCTGTGGACGCCGACTCCGGCTATAACGTGTGGCTCTCCTAA
- the LOC118946031 gene encoding protocadherin gamma-B5-like, with protein sequence MSALVFCFSFFLLPLHSAYGDVSYSFPEEMKRGSVIGNIANDLGLEASRLSARRARVDTEGNRKRYCDINLSTGELIVAERVDREGLCGEKVLCILTFELVLESPLELHHISLQIQDINDNSPIFPKDLIKVEIRESAVKGARYRVNAAHDADTRQNAVQIYVLQRNNHFVLGLQTNNAGIKYGELVLDKVLDREEQQELKLLMTAVDGGSPQRSGTVVIHVTVLDANDNAPVFRQAVYKASLPENSPLDTVVVTVSATDADEGLNGEVTYEFSRNVSPGTEVGIINVQDRDSENNRQVRCSIQQNVPFKLVPSIKNYYSLVTTGELDRELVSDYNITITATDEGSPPLSSSKSVQLSVADVNDNPPVFEEQSYKAHVTENNKPV encoded by the exons ATGTCAGCCCTGGTCTtctgcttttctttctttcttctaccGCTGCACTCCGCCTATGGAGACGTGAGCTATTCTTTTCCGGAGGAGATGAAACGAGGATCTGTTATTGGAAATATAGCCAATGATCTCGGGCTGGAGGCGAGCAGGCTGTCCGCTCGTAGGGCCCGTGTTGATACTGAAGGAAACCGAAAACGTTATTGTGACATTAATCTGAGTACCGGGGAGTTGATTGTTGCGGAGAGGGTTGACAGAGAGGGGCTTTGTGGAGAAAAGGTTTTATGCATACTAACATTCGAGTTGGTCCTAGAGAGTCCACTTGAGTTGCATCATATATCACTTCAAATCCAAGATATCAACGATAATTCACCCATATTTCCCAAGGATTTAATTAAGGTAGAAATCAGAGAATCCGCTGTGAAAGGAGCTCGCTATCGTGTAAACGCAGCTCACGACGCAGATACTAGACAAAACGCAGTGCAAATCTACGTACTACAAAGGAATAATCATTTTGTTTTGGGTTTGCAAACGAATAATGCTGGTATTAAATACGGTGAGTTAGTTCTGGACAAAGTATTAGACCGCGAGGAGCAGCAGGAGTTGAAGCTGTTGATGACAGCTGTAGATGGGGGCTCTCCGCAGAGATCAGGTACTGTAGTCATACACGTCACTGTACTGGATGCTAACGATAACGCCCCAGTGTTTAGACAGGCCGTCTATAAAGCCAGTCTGCCTGAAAACTCTCCTTTAGATACTGTAGTGGTTACAGTGAGTGCTACGGATGCAGATGAGGGATTGAATGGAGAAGTGACGTATGAATTTAGTCGA AACGTGTCACCTGGTACAGAGGTGGGCATCATTAACGTGCAGGATAGAGACTCTGAGAATAACCGACAGGTCCGCTGCTCCATTCAGCAAAACGTTCCCTTTAAGCTGGTGCCATCCATCAAAAACTACTATTCTCTGGTGACTACGGGCGAACTGGACCGTGAACTAGTGTCTGATTACAACATTACAATCACTGCCACCGACGAGGGctctccacctctatcctcctctAAAAGTGTTCAGTTATCTGTAGCTGACGTCAACGACAACCCACCTGTGTTTGAGGAACAGTCCTATAAAGCCCACGTGACTGAAAATAACAAACCCG TCTAA